The genomic segment ACAACAAGCATGGTCCCATGCAGAGACATCGACTCAGCTCTGTTGTATAAATGTCCAACTGTTTTCATATCAGTAAAATGAGGATAACAAGAGTTCCTTCCTCTCAGTTTCTGTCCAGCATTCAACTTAATTGTACAGCTTCTCTAGAGAAGGCAGTTTTATATAAAGGCTGAGCACATTGTGCACTGGATCCCCCTTTCTAGTGGAAGGTTGTGTTGGCCTGAAATAATGGGGCTTTGGATAAAGAGGGagaacagcaaagaaacaaaataaaacactatTTAAAAATGTTGGAACATCTAAAGGTGACCTGCCCTTCACAGTCTTATCAGCCAGTATTTACAGGGCTGTCTTCAAACAAGCATTGCAACAGAAGTGACCCTGAAAAGGAATTCATGTCCACAAACAATTCCCTCCAGAGAGGTAATAGAGGTAGTGTGAGGCCATTAATAACAGCATGTCAGATGGCTAACACCAAATAATTATCTGTCATTAAAACAACAAGTTGATTGAAAACAAACAATCCCCTGTGATACAGCTGGCTTCTCTACTAAAACACTTGTATAACAAAAGCTGTCAGTCCAAGGAATCTTATTTTGGCATACGTGTAACTGCACACTGTTACTAACATTGAAATGACAAATCGTATGGCATCTTTGCAACAGAACATTCCCGAGGTATTTATAGAGAGGGAAGCTTAAAAtaagtgttattttttaattgaataacTGAGATTCTTTTCCCCTCTAGTGTCCTTGGCTGGCAGATGTCTGCTTGGTTCAGTGTGCGAGGGGGGACAGGAGGAACAGCGCAAGCTGCATcatttttgaaataaacaagTTTCTGATTGGACTTGAGCTCGttcaggagaggcagctgcagacAGAAACTCGTGTCCTAAAGCCTGAGGATGACACAAACTGCTCTGTGTCCTCAATAGAAGAAGATTTCCTCACGGCCTCCGAGCACCTCGAGGATGACAACGAGGCTGATGAATATAAAGCTGGTAAAAGCAGGGGGACTGAGCATAATTATGCTGTTGCTCAGACTGCAAAACAGCTATAGCAATGCTCACAGAAATTGCACTTGATGTTAATTCATGCATATGTAATTTAGAAAATGGACAGCCATTCATATTTAAGTTTTGTTCAAAGACAAGGTAGATGGCTGTGCAGTACTTTTACAGAGCAGTAATGGACTACAAAGTTGTACAGCTCTTTTCTTTTAGAAGTCACAAGTTACTCTccaaaaactaattttttatttttctcaacaggtcatgaaaaattaaatgtttcagaaGCATCTTCAGATgtcaaaaaaaataaaggaaagggaTTTGAAAACATTCACTATAGAAAAGCCAGGTTGCCATTCATTCTTGAAGGGAACTGCATTAATAAAGATAATGCAGCTGCTCAAGTCTCTGAAACTGTGAATGTTGTGGCTGAAGATGGCATCTCACAACCTGAAGATAAGTCAGACCAGGAAATACTGTGGCAGAAGGAATTAGCTGAAAAAGGTACTTCATCATTTAGTACTACTAATTTGACTAGTGGGGTTGAAAACTCAGCACTTATGTTAGAAGATGTATCTGTAACCAAAATGGCTaaagaggagctggagcctTGGGGTGACcccacaacaaaacacagcagcaaggcagaCGGGGAAGATTGTGCAGGGATCAGGAAAACTGATCTTCCCTCCCAGAATGAGCAGGCAACCACAGGCCAGTACGCCACAAATTTAGCAGAATCTGTTCTGCAGGATGCATTCATTAGACTGTCACAGTCTCGACCCAGTTTCAGTGAGGAGGCTGCAGTCAGCATCTCTGTGGGAAGCTCCTGTAAGTCAGAAGATGCATCTGCTTCCCGATCATGGAATGAACTCCCAAAGATTGTCATAGTGCAGAGTCCAGACAGCTCTGAGAATGTACCTGACTGGCCAGGGtctgccttccccagcctgaGCCACTGGGCTGAGGCAGAAAGCTCTGCTGAAGTTTCAGATTACCTTGAGGAAGAACATTCAAATGGACATGACCAAAGTGCACTGGAAGTGGCTCTGGCTTGCGCAGCCACTGTCATTGGAACCATTTCCAGTCCCCAGGCTGCAGAAAAGTTCCGCCGGGAGCAGGAAGCCATAGACTCAAGAAGTGGAGTGGCTGCTGATGAAGAGGTGCACACAGCACCCTCACAGCTCCTTGACTGTGCTGGCACGGAATACTCCTTCCCATCTGCACTCTGTGGCATGACTCAAGTGGCAAGTGCTGTAGCCATCTGTGGCCTGGGGGAAACAAAGGAGGACAAGTACGCTGCAGCTTCCAGTGGACTTCTGTCTGCTGCTCAGGCCTCTGCAGCCATTACCCTGCATTGCAGCTTAGCTGTAGGAAGCAGCGTGGAGAAGCTGAATGAGAGCATTGCCGAGGCGCTTCTCAAAGAGGCATCTGTAATTTTGACAAAACCCAACACATACAAAAATGTAGGGCATTTTATGGAATCCATGAACAGGAAAATTATTGAAACAGCAGCAAGACCACGTATTCCACGTGCTGATGGAGTAATCCGGGATGAACTTGCACAAAACTTATCCAATATTATTCTACGACATTCTATGGAAGAGGTTAGGAAGAAGAGACAGCTACAAGCCCATTCAGAGGATGGCTCAAGTACACAAGACATTTTCACAGAGACTGCAAATGAGttgctttttaatataataaatttcACTTGCAAGAAGATGAACAACATAAGGCAACTTGAAGAGtgttctcctctcttttccGAAGGCACAAAATCAGAGAAAGTAACAAGAGCAGAAGGATGGCCAACACTGGTAACAGCATGTGAAACTTCTCACAGCCCCCTTGATCACTCTGCTGCTAAGCCATTTGGTACATCCTACAGCACCAGTACCAGCAAAGATCTTGAAAAGGTCACAAGCACTTGCAAGAGTGATATCAAGGATGTAAATAGCAATGAAGGTTCCACACTGAATTCAGAACCAAGTGGAGATACAGGGCATAACATACTTGGTGCAAAAACATCTCCCAAGAAGAGATACCTGAAAAGAACTGCGCGAGACTGTTACAAATCCCCAAATCAGAGTAACAACCATCATCAGAAGAAAGACTATAGATCATtttcagacagagaaaataCCCTTGCAAACAGTGAATGCAGGCACGGTGTTCAAGAACAGCTGTCTTCCAGTGCCACcataaatacagaaaaccaAGCCAAGATTAAATGTGATTCGGTGCTAAATAATGATGTTCAACTTAGCTTGTCTTTGTTAGGAAACCATGTGTTGCTTCCTTCTCAGCCTGTGCTACAGGTGAAGAATTCAAGGGACAAATATTGTATAACAGACTTTGCGGAAGAATTGGCAGAAACAGTTGTCTCTATGGCAACAGAAATAGCTGCCATTTGTCTAGAAAATTCAAATGGCAAGCAACCCTGGTTCTGTGCATGGAAGAGAGGCAGTGAATATCTGGTGACCCAGAGTTTATCATGCAGAACcatgaaaaggaagaaggaaaccCATACCAATGGTTCTGTAGTTCGGAAGCACAGGGCACCTCGGCTTAGTGagatcaaaagaaaaacagatgagCATCCTGAACTAAAGGAAAAATTGATGAATCGGGTAGTAGATGAATCTATAAACCTTGAGGACACACCAGATTCAGTCAATCTCTTCGCGAATGAAGTGGCTGCCAAGATCATGAACCTCACTGAACTCTCCATGGTTGATAGCATCTGGCAAGGtccaaaccatcccaggaaCAGACTGCACTGTGAAAGGTGGAGCCGAGCCAAGGCCTCGAGCTGTGAGAGCATACCAGAGGAGGACTCAGATTCCAAAGCCTCTTTCAATACCCTAGGCCTCATGAGCAGCTTTGGTCACTCTCTGAGCCAGACAAGTTCTGTCTCAAAGCAGTCTAGTTGTGAAAGCATTACAGATGAATTTTCAAGATTTATGGTGAACCAGatggaaaatgaaggaagaggTTTTGACTTATTACTGGATTATTAcgcaggaaaaaatgcaaacaatatCTTAACTTCTGCCTTGCAACAGGTAGCCAAGAAAAATGGCCATCTTAATGTAAGACCAAGTTGCCCATCCAAACAGTCCAGCACAGAAAGTATAACAGAAGAGTTTTATAGGTATATGCTAAGAGAAATcgaaaaggaaaataaagacaatGCATCATGCTCTCAGAATTCAAAGGACTGGTGTGGCAGTTTGCTGGCACCCTCTCTGCGGTCACCCTTCTGCTTCAGGCAGTCGTCAATGCCCGACAGTCGATCCTCAGGCTCCAGGCTTACAGTGAACGTCCCAATTAAAGCAAATTCCTTGGATGGGTTCGCCCACCACCGCCAGGATTCCCTGAGTGTCCAGCCCGTCAGTACTGTGgcttctgcagggctctgcaagTCTGACTCGTGCCTGTACCAGAGAGGCAAGACTGACCAGATCACAGACATGCTGATCCACGAGACCTGGGCCAGCTCCATCGAGTCGCTGATGCGCAAGAACAAAATCATCGCAGATGAGGCAGAGGCTACAGAGGCAGACCAGTTTTACAGTGATTCTCCACCACATGTGGAACAATATGCGAAAAGACTGGCTGCAAATATTGTTGAAAGTGGTAAAAGTTTAATTGTTGTCCAGCAGGATTCCTTTGATTATACGAGCCGAGAACACGTGCTGGAAAGCAAACATTCCCAAAGCACAACCCAGATACAGCCCAAACCCAAAATGGAGGAAGTAAATTTGGATGAGAAAAAAGAGCATGTGAAGAGCCCTGGAAGCCTCCCTGCAGGACAGCTCAGGGAAGTGCCTTTAATTCAGATAGAAACTGATCAACGAGATGAGCCAGATAAAGACTCAGAGTCCTTGACTTCATGTGGCCCATCTGGAAAGGGGCatcaaagcaaagaaaagcctCCAGAAGCTTTGGATGGGAAACACATGGTTTCCAGTTCCCCAGTAAGTAGGTAAGTGACAAAACAGCAAATCAGCACATTGCTTTGgtctttggtttattttcccaGTAAAAGTTATTTTGATAAAGGAAGAAGATAAGAGTGgtacttttaaagaaataagcAGGGTAAGTTTTGACTACAGGTTTCTTTTGGCATAAAATCACCCATTCATGTGTCACAGTGATACTTTCTGGAGAAAACTTATATTGACTATGACATTATGGTATTAAGATTTAAATCCAATACTGCACAGACAAATTCTCTCTCTACAGACATTTATGTCTCCCATAAGGCAGGAAAGATGGACCAAGTTTAAACTTTTATTTAGCGCAGGCTGGTATCTGAActaaaaaatagataaataaaaatcagtgctAGTGTATAACATGCAATAGGATTTGACCTGTAGTTCTCTGCTATGCTTGTTGCAAGTAATATTTTGTGTACCTGGAAACAAGACCAGACTTCTGAGAGCTTAAGGTTTAACTTTGTGTTTACAGCCTGGAGCTACAAGTAGTAAAAATTCTTtagtgaaggaaaaagaagaatgaaagtTGCCCTCACCTCTTAGTTCAAAATTTCTCTGGTAGAATTTAGATGGGAAaagagcattttattttaatgttgtttcATGTAGTTTACATCACAGTTTACCACCCTCTCCTTACAGCTGTACTCCTTTTGTAAGGAAATCTGCAGCTTACTTTTGTTAAGGTAAAGTGTGAGCCAGCATGAGAGTGCAGTGCAAATGCAGGATATTGCTGTGGGTGCTCTGAGGTGAAGGAAATGCTCTCTCTCAGGGTGTTGTCTCTTTATCACAGTACTTCATTGTATCTGTTACTTTAGTGGGCTCTAAACTGCCCACTGGAGCGCTGCAGCATCTCATTATGTCAGAGTAGCAGAAAAAGTGCAGGTGCTGGTGTTAGAAACCATTTTGTAGCTCATTTTTTTCTAGGCAGTGCTATGTTTCAGCATTTGACAAAGCTCTGCTTGAAGTGAGCAAGTAGATAGATTGTAAGCACTTCCCTGTGTATGGCAGCAATTAGGTGGATAATTACCATGGTGTCACTAGTCTTTCATACTGACTCTCCTGCACTAACCTTCCTCCTCCTTAAAATGCAACCTGCTTTTAGTAAGATAAATTTAGAAAT from the Camarhynchus parvulus chromosome 9, STF_HiC, whole genome shotgun sequence genome contains:
- the SPHKAP gene encoding A-kinase anchor protein SPHKAP, giving the protein MSRPGSGCQAAVRSNFESPLMHEVPERQGSSTGSSASSLGSSVTACKKILCSNSLLESTDYWLQNQRTPCQIGFLEDKSESNCASVCFVNLDANRDDCSDEQVKQKLISVSPSLPKLISSMNVQPPKENEIVLLSGLTAGNLQADYEVPQCPWLADVCLVQCARGDRRNSASCIIFEINKFLIGLELVQERQLQTETRVLKPEDDTNCSVSSIEEDFLTASEHLEDDNEADEYKAGHEKLNVSEASSDVKKNKGKGFENIHYRKARLPFILEGNCINKDNAAAQVSETVNVVAEDGISQPEDKSDQEILWQKELAEKGTSSFSTTNLTSGVENSALMLEDVSVTKMAKEELEPWGDPTTKHSSKADGEDCAGIRKTDLPSQNEQATTGQYATNLAESVLQDAFIRLSQSRPSFSEEAAVSISVGSSCKSEDASASRSWNELPKIVIVQSPDSSENVPDWPGSAFPSLSHWAEAESSAEVSDYLEEEHSNGHDQSALEVALACAATVIGTISSPQAAEKFRREQEAIDSRSGVAADEEVHTAPSQLLDCAGTEYSFPSALCGMTQVASAVAICGLGETKEDKYAAASSGLLSAAQASAAITLHCSLAVGSSVEKLNESIAEALLKEASVILTKPNTYKNVGHFMESMNRKIIETAARPRIPRADGVIRDELAQNLSNIILRHSMEEVRKKRQLQAHSEDGSSTQDIFTETANELLFNIINFTCKKMNNIRQLEECSPLFSEGTKSEKVTRAEGWPTLVTACETSHSPLDHSAAKPFGTSYSTSTSKDLEKVTSTCKSDIKDVNSNEGSTLNSEPSGDTGHNILGAKTSPKKRYLKRTARDCYKSPNQSNNHHQKKDYRSFSDRENTLANSECRHGVQEQLSSSATINTENQAKIKCDSVLNNDVQLSLSLLGNHVLLPSQPVLQVKNSRDKYCITDFAEELAETVVSMATEIAAICLENSNGKQPWFCAWKRGSEYLVTQSLSCRTMKRKKETHTNGSVVRKHRAPRLSEIKRKTDEHPELKEKLMNRVVDESINLEDTPDSVNLFANEVAAKIMNLTELSMVDSIWQGPNHPRNRLHCERWSRAKASSCESIPEEDSDSKASFNTLGLMSSFGHSLSQTSSVSKQSSCESITDEFSRFMVNQMENEGRGFDLLLDYYAGKNANNILTSALQQVAKKNGHLNVRPSCPSKQSSTESITEEFYRYMLREIEKENKDNASCSQNSKDWCGSLLAPSLRSPFCFRQSSMPDSRSSGSRLTVNVPIKANSLDGFAHHRQDSLSVQPVSTVASAGLCKSDSCLYQRGKTDQITDMLIHETWASSIESLMRKNKIIADEAEATEADQFYSDSPPHVEQYAKRLAANIVESGKSLIVVQQDSFDYTSREHVLESKHSQSTTQIQPKPKMEEVNLDEKKEHVKSPGSLPAGQLREVPLIQIETDQRDEPDKDSESLTSCGPSGKGHQSKEKPPEALDGKHMVSSSPVSSSSPQSRSDAEIIGETKTAEEFPAHLSSSEESTGSWSQLANDEDNPDDTSSYLQLSERSLSNGNSSTTSSLGIMDLEIYQENVPSSPMINELVEEKVFLKEQTENTEESTSELSVGTANCQKDLLVINFDLEPECPDVELRATLQWIAASELGIPTIYFKKSQENRIEKFLDVVQLVQRKCWKVGDIFQAVVQYCKLSEEGRESTPSLFDWLLELG